A stretch of the SAR86 cluster bacterium genome encodes the following:
- a CDS encoding SDR family oxidoreductase, with product MINLDLKGKRAVVTGASLGIGEATVKMLAEHGADVSFCARTADSVENLSAYETTNGSIKGFVADMGQKDSTENFIDNVLAEGTVDILVNNVGASPSRNFLYMTDEEWQELHELNLLSAVRCTRSFLPAMRENKWGRVVMISSSAGKYPNAALIDYGATKAAMISISKSLAKKYGSDGVLINSVLPGLIHTAMWERAATEIAEATGGKMEEVIKSNGASVPVGRYGTSEEVASLVTFLCSEAASYISGTSIEVDGGQSGHI from the coding sequence ATGATTAATCTAGATTTAAAAGGGAAGAGGGCTGTTGTGACAGGAGCTAGCCTTGGTATTGGAGAAGCGACTGTGAAAATGTTGGCTGAACACGGAGCCGATGTCTCCTTTTGTGCCAGGACTGCTGATTCAGTAGAAAATTTATCAGCTTATGAAACAACCAATGGTTCAATTAAAGGTTTTGTAGCAGACATGGGTCAGAAAGATTCAACTGAAAATTTTATTGATAACGTTCTAGCTGAGGGAACTGTGGATATTCTGGTTAATAATGTTGGTGCATCGCCATCAAGAAATTTTCTGTATATGACAGATGAAGAATGGCAGGAACTTCACGAACTAAACCTTCTTTCAGCTGTAAGATGCACCAGATCTTTTCTGCCAGCAATGAGAGAGAATAAATGGGGAAGGGTAGTGATGATTTCTAGTTCAGCAGGTAAATATCCAAATGCTGCTCTTATCGACTATGGAGCAACTAAAGCAGCGATGATTTCTATTTCTAAATCTTTAGCTAAAAAATACGGATCAGATGGAGTTTTAATTAATTCTGTCCTACCCGGACTTATCCATACAGCTATGTGGGAGAGGGCAGCTACTGAGATAGCAGAGGCAACTGGAGGAAAAATGGAAGAGGTTATAAAAAGTAATGGTGCCTCAGTTCCAGTAGGGCGATATGGAACCTCTGAAGAAGTAGCATCACTTGTCACTTTTCTTTGTTCAGAGGCTGCGTCTTATATTAGTGGTACTTCAATAGAAGTTGATGGTGGTCAGTCAGGTCATATATAA
- a CDS encoding 5'-methylthioadenosine nucleosidase, whose protein sequence is MQTDLTKKNTLIAVAMKEELSLEQADGWNVIYTGIGKVNALISVNQALKEFKPDNLINFGTAGSSRSDLKGLHEVTTFKQRDMDLRSLGLSLGVTLNDDINDICLDRPGLSCGTGDSFVTTNLELKTDLYDMEAYALAKLCLIEKIKFFCFKYISDEANENALSDWHENVSKGGEAFQNYLESLSG, encoded by the coding sequence ATGCAGACTGACTTAACTAAAAAAAATACACTCATTGCAGTTGCAATGAAAGAGGAACTGAGCCTTGAACAAGCAGACGGATGGAATGTTATCTATACAGGAATTGGTAAAGTAAACGCACTAATATCAGTCAATCAAGCTTTAAAAGAATTTAAGCCTGACAATCTTATAAACTTCGGAACGGCTGGTTCTTCCAGGAGTGATCTAAAGGGCCTGCACGAAGTGACTACTTTCAAGCAGAGAGATATGGATCTTCGAAGTTTAGGACTTTCGCTTGGCGTTACTCTTAATGACGATATAAATGATATTTGTCTAGATAGGCCTGGATTAAGTTGTGGCACTGGAGATAGTTTTGTCACAACAAATCTAGAACTAAAAACTGACTTATACGATATGGAGGCTTATGCACTTGCAAAACTTTGCTTAATCGAAAAAATCAAATTTTTTTGTTTCAAATATATTAGCGATGAAGCAAACGAAAATGCATTATCAGATTGGCATGAAAATGTATCAAAGGGAGGCGAAGCTTTCCAAAATTATTTGGAATCTTTAAGTGGATAA
- a CDS encoding CIA30 family protein yields the protein MKKLITILIIFTPLLVMTKVLDNLSDKRIEWVPFSDQVMGGISEVNFLEREENGLSHYHMEGNVSTENNGGFIQFRANVKIEDLPYKGLKIKTRGNGEEYFIHIRTPKTRLPWNYYASSFTASSEWESIKVPFDSFKKSGLILPRKFKASDIKSIGIVAFGKDFYADIDLASIELY from the coding sequence ATGAAGAAATTAATAACAATTTTAATTATATTTACTCCATTGCTTGTTATGACAAAAGTTTTAGATAATTTATCTGATAAACGAATCGAATGGGTACCATTTTCAGATCAGGTAATGGGTGGAATTTCTGAGGTAAATTTTTTGGAAAGAGAAGAGAATGGTCTTTCGCATTATCATATGGAAGGAAATGTGAGCACTGAGAATAATGGTGGTTTTATTCAATTTAGAGCGAATGTTAAGATTGAAGATCTTCCTTATAAGGGCCTGAAAATCAAAACTAGAGGAAATGGAGAAGAGTATTTTATTCACATCAGGACACCTAAAACTCGCTTACCTTGGAATTATTATGCCTCTTCTTTTACCGCGAGTAGTGAATGGGAGTCTATAAAAGTACCATTTGATTCATTTAAAAAATCAGGATTAATATTACCGCGCAAGTTTAAAGCATCTGATATCAAATCGATTGGAATTGTAGCTTTTGGTAAAGATTTCTATGCGGATATTGATTTAGCTAGTATTGAGCTTTACTAA
- a CDS encoding MotA/TolQ/ExbB proton channel family protein: MVIEKTNKYLFLQSSMVLGIILFLFYLVYDLGILSLIIDSDKSRISLAILVIYFCATIHWYILSIALGKQIDAIDSFSIGKDIKTISLMEDDLSNKHALGYMIVDILLKLGLTGTVIGFILMLLPIGEIKDFDTQIIQQLLSKMSGGMAVALYTTLTGLITSIFLRLQYFLLDSSLTSLINYLSSKLLHEE; encoded by the coding sequence ATGGTAATTGAAAAAACTAATAAGTATCTTTTCTTACAGTCTTCTATGGTACTGGGGATAATTTTATTCTTATTTTATTTAGTTTATGACCTGGGTATTTTAAGTTTAATAATTGACTCTGATAAAAGCCGAATATCTCTTGCCATCCTAGTTATTTATTTCTGTGCAACTATTCATTGGTATATTCTAAGCATAGCATTAGGTAAGCAGATTGATGCAATTGATTCGTTTTCTATTGGCAAAGATATAAAGACCATTTCTTTAATGGAAGATGATCTATCAAATAAACATGCCCTCGGTTATATGATAGTAGATATTCTTTTAAAGCTAGGACTTACCGGGACGGTAATAGGATTTATCTTAATGCTACTTCCTATAGGTGAGATAAAAGACTTTGATACACAAATAATTCAACAACTTCTTTCAAAGATGAGTGGAGGTATGGCTGTAGCTCTTTACACAACTTTAACAGGCTTAATAACAAGTATATTTTTAAGGCTTCAGTATTTTTTATTAGATTCAAGCCTTACTAGTCTTATTAACTATTTATCCTCAAAATTACTGCATGAAGAATAG
- a CDS encoding enoyl-CoA hydratase-related protein: MNDAIQKKLNNDGVLKLSLNRPEVLNAMNADLIMGLLDALYEAKSDKKVRSIIITGNGRGFCSGADLIEGGWPKTEGLSAGEAGSMNMENAFNPLVKAITQSTKPVVNAINGIAAGGGVGLALTGDIVIASESAKFKLVFGPNLGIISDVGASWFVPNLIGRARANGMGLLGEDISAKQAKEWGLIWDCVPDEELISKAEEIAKKLANGPITGLKEIVKAHDKALSGSLSEQLDYEKETQRIRLDSKDFREGVTAFAEKRKPNFKDLD; the protein is encoded by the coding sequence ATGAATGACGCAATACAAAAAAAATTAAATAATGATGGAGTCCTAAAACTCAGTCTAAATAGACCTGAAGTTCTTAATGCCATGAATGCAGACCTTATAATGGGTCTTTTAGATGCCTTATACGAAGCTAAATCCGATAAAAAAGTAAGATCTATTATTATTACGGGTAATGGGAGAGGTTTCTGCTCTGGAGCAGATTTAATTGAAGGTGGTTGGCCTAAAACAGAAGGGTTGTCAGCAGGAGAAGCAGGTTCTATGAATATGGAAAATGCATTCAATCCACTTGTGAAAGCTATAACGCAATCTACAAAACCGGTTGTAAATGCGATCAATGGAATTGCAGCTGGAGGTGGTGTTGGGTTAGCTCTTACAGGAGATATAGTCATAGCTTCAGAGTCTGCTAAATTTAAATTAGTTTTTGGACCTAATCTAGGTATCATTTCTGATGTGGGAGCGTCCTGGTTTGTACCTAATCTAATTGGAAGAGCTAGGGCTAATGGCATGGGACTTCTCGGTGAAGACATTTCAGCAAAACAAGCTAAAGAATGGGGACTTATTTGGGACTGTGTACCAGATGAGGAATTAATCTCTAAAGCTGAAGAGATTGCAAAGAAGTTAGCTAATGGACCTATAACTGGGCTTAAAGAAATAGTGAAAGCTCACGATAAAGCTTTATCTGGTTCTTTGAGCGAACAATTGGATTACGAGAAAGAAACCCAGAGAATTAGGCTCGATTCAAAAGATTTCAGGGAGGGCGTTACCGCTTTTGCTGAAAAAAGAAAACCAAATTTCAAAGATCTGGATTAG
- a CDS encoding ACS family MFS transporter — MHQRFKVISLTVAAVFICYIDRVVISLAIIPMSEEAAWSETQKGIILGSFYIGYMMTQIYGGVLSDRIGAKIVLGVGLLVWSLFTFITPWAFFGGFISLIIARIGMGLGEGITFPAWHSLYARWIPFSERARSVAITNSAIPIGTIFGLVVTPIIILNLGWQWAFYLYGGLGFIWYIFWKNIVQSTPKEDENISAEELDYILKNAPASEKAETLPFSKLRTNLPLWAITVAHFCSNYSLFVFLSWLPIFIKDGLGIPMAAVGVLAMLPHIASFLFINIGGYFADYLTNKGIKLLTVRKLCNSIAFGGSGICLCIVPELESVAGIIAIMCLGNVFGGFSAGGFIVNHADIGPKHTGRLMGITNMVAALPGLVGGVLTGIILDTTNSWDMVFYVVAGVTFFGGIFYFLFASTEKQFD; from the coding sequence GTGCATCAAAGATTTAAAGTAATTTCATTAACTGTTGCAGCAGTTTTCATTTGTTACATAGATAGAGTAGTAATTTCCTTAGCTATTATTCCTATGAGTGAAGAAGCTGCATGGTCAGAAACACAAAAAGGAATTATTTTAGGTAGTTTTTACATTGGTTATATGATGACGCAAATCTATGGAGGAGTTCTTTCTGACAGAATAGGTGCGAAAATAGTTCTTGGAGTTGGGTTACTTGTTTGGTCTTTATTTACCTTTATAACTCCTTGGGCTTTCTTTGGAGGCTTTATATCCCTAATCATCGCGAGAATAGGCATGGGTCTAGGTGAAGGTATTACTTTTCCTGCATGGCATAGTTTATATGCAAGATGGATCCCTTTTAGCGAGAGAGCCAGGTCCGTCGCGATAACCAACAGTGCCATTCCAATAGGAACTATATTTGGGTTAGTGGTAACTCCAATAATTATCTTAAACTTGGGTTGGCAATGGGCTTTTTATCTTTATGGAGGATTAGGCTTTATTTGGTATATTTTTTGGAAAAATATTGTTCAATCAACACCGAAAGAAGATGAAAATATTTCTGCTGAAGAATTAGATTATATTCTCAAAAATGCTCCAGCAAGTGAAAAAGCTGAGACACTTCCTTTTTCTAAATTAAGAACAAACCTTCCTTTATGGGCTATAACAGTTGCACATTTTTGTAGTAACTACAGTTTATTCGTATTTCTTTCATGGTTACCAATTTTTATAAAAGATGGCCTTGGAATTCCTATGGCTGCAGTAGGAGTTCTAGCTATGCTGCCGCATATTGCTTCCTTTTTGTTCATAAATATTGGGGGTTATTTTGCAGATTACTTAACCAATAAAGGTATAAAACTTTTAACTGTGAGAAAGCTTTGTAATTCAATAGCCTTTGGAGGAAGTGGTATTTGTTTATGTATTGTCCCCGAACTCGAGAGTGTTGCAGGTATTATTGCAATAATGTGTTTAGGAAATGTTTTTGGTGGTTTTAGTGCGGGAGGTTTTATAGTAAACCATGCAGATATAGGACCGAAACATACAGGGAGATTAATGGGAATTACAAATATGGTGGCTGCATTACCTGGTTTGGTTGGAGGCGTTTTAACAGGCATAATTCTTGATACAACTAATTCATGGGATATGGTATTTTACGTAGTTGCTGGAGTTACCTTTTTTGGAGGAATTTTTTACTTTCTCTTTGCTAGTACAGAGAAACAATTTGATTAG
- a CDS encoding amidohydrolase, with amino-acid sequence MKTYIKQISALLFISLIISCSKEEVCYEADLVLVNSKIYTANADQWEAAALAILGDKFIFIGSNDDSSAYACGSNRVLDLKDSFVFPGFIDAHAHLKGIGYREITLNLQGADSLKNMLTLVQIHSNKLSDGDWVVGRGWIEKKWPEGRFPTIEELDAISSKKPIALERADGHAIIVNSLALKLAGIDRSTPDPIGGKIDKDSNGEPNGVLIDKASSLVESIIPKRTREEEKRALREGLNRTAKMGWTQLHDAGSPLSDYEILNELKKNEGLPVRIQFYVSDGEDGNKFLDEGPYLDPDHFLTSRGIKFYADGAIGSRGAAFFDKYDDYETKGFLIFQKEETIPKLVKALVNGIQIQTHAIGDLANKITLDWYEEAFNKVSPENRIIENPRWRVEHAQNIKPEDQQRYSDLEVIASMQPSHAIGDLHFAHKRLGEERLKDAYTWKKLIELGVVVVGGSDAPVEIGDPRIEFKAAVSRKDLDGFYEDWWNIEEVVSREEALYMFTKWASYSVFEEDIKGTIEVGKLADLTIFNKDIMTIPEEDIMSSEVIMTIVGGKVVYSK; translated from the coding sequence ATGAAAACTTACATTAAACAAATATCAGCTCTTCTCTTCATATCGCTCATCATTTCTTGCTCAAAAGAAGAGGTATGTTACGAAGCAGATTTAGTTTTAGTAAATAGTAAAATCTATACTGCCAATGCTGATCAATGGGAAGCAGCAGCCCTGGCTATTTTAGGTGATAAATTTATCTTTATTGGCAGTAATGACGATTCCTCTGCTTACGCGTGTGGATCTAATAGAGTTTTAGATTTAAAAGATTCCTTTGTATTCCCAGGATTCATTGATGCACATGCACATCTTAAAGGCATAGGTTACCGAGAAATAACCCTCAATCTTCAGGGTGCGGACAGTTTGAAGAATATGCTCACCTTGGTTCAAATCCATTCAAATAAATTATCGGACGGCGATTGGGTAGTTGGAAGGGGATGGATAGAAAAAAAATGGCCAGAAGGTAGGTTTCCTACTATTGAGGAGTTGGATGCTATTTCCAGTAAAAAGCCTATTGCCCTGGAAAGGGCAGATGGCCATGCAATTATTGTTAATTCGCTTGCTCTAAAATTAGCAGGAATTGATAGAAGTACCCCCGATCCTATAGGAGGAAAAATAGATAAAGACTCCAATGGGGAACCTAATGGAGTCTTGATAGACAAAGCATCATCCTTAGTTGAATCTATTATTCCCAAACGCACTAGGGAAGAAGAAAAGCGAGCTTTAAGGGAAGGACTTAATAGAACAGCGAAAATGGGATGGACACAATTGCATGATGCAGGCTCTCCTTTATCCGATTACGAAATTCTAAATGAACTTAAAAAAAATGAAGGCTTACCAGTTAGGATCCAATTTTATGTAAGTGATGGAGAAGATGGTAATAAGTTTCTTGATGAAGGCCCTTATTTAGATCCAGATCATTTCCTTACTTCTAGGGGTATCAAGTTTTACGCCGATGGGGCAATAGGTTCCAGGGGCGCTGCATTCTTCGACAAATATGACGATTACGAAACAAAAGGCTTTCTGATATTCCAAAAAGAAGAAACTATCCCAAAGCTAGTTAAAGCCCTTGTGAATGGCATTCAAATACAAACTCATGCTATTGGAGATTTGGCAAATAAAATTACTCTTGATTGGTATGAAGAGGCATTCAACAAAGTTTCACCAGAAAATAGAATAATTGAAAATCCTCGATGGAGAGTTGAGCATGCTCAAAATATTAAACCCGAAGATCAACAAAGATACTCAGATTTAGAAGTTATAGCTTCAATGCAACCTTCTCATGCGATTGGCGATTTACATTTCGCACACAAAAGATTGGGAGAGGAAAGATTAAAAGATGCATATACTTGGAAAAAGTTGATTGAATTAGGTGTTGTTGTTGTAGGTGGATCTGATGCACCTGTTGAAATAGGTGATCCGCGAATTGAATTTAAGGCCGCCGTTAGCAGAAAAGATTTAGACGGGTTTTATGAAGATTGGTGGAATATTGAAGAAGTGGTTTCTAGAGAAGAGGCTCTGTATATGTTTACAAAATGGGCGTCCTATTCCGTTTTTGAAGAGGATATAAAGGGAACAATTGAAGTTGGAAAGCTAGCTGATTTAACAATATTTAACAAAGATATAATGACAATCCCTGAAGAAGATATTATGAGTTCTGAAGTTATTATGACTATTGTTGGAGGTAAAGTAGTTTATTCAAAGTAA
- a CDS encoding GNAT family N-acetyltransferase, protein MDKLKIVPFNTDYKSAFEQLNREWIEEYFIMEEEDLKTLLNPESYVMERGGEIFFAVLDGDVVGTAAMIQKSKGVYELAKMAVTKNLQGLGIGKKLLERCIDYSKERGATEIFLITNDSLKPALSLYLSCGFVLNEQNDDNRYERGNTKMNLILGE, encoded by the coding sequence GTGGATAAACTGAAAATAGTTCCATTCAATACTGATTACAAATCAGCATTTGAGCAACTGAATAGGGAGTGGATTGAGGAATATTTCATAATGGAAGAAGAGGATCTAAAGACGCTTCTAAATCCTGAGTCTTATGTAATGGAAAGAGGAGGCGAGATTTTTTTTGCTGTATTGGATGGAGATGTAGTAGGTACTGCTGCCATGATCCAAAAAAGTAAGGGTGTTTACGAGTTGGCAAAAATGGCTGTTACAAAAAACCTGCAGGGACTCGGCATAGGAAAAAAATTATTAGAACGTTGTATTGATTATTCAAAAGAAAGAGGAGCAACTGAAATTTTCTTAATTACCAATGATTCCTTGAAACCTGCTTTGAGTCTATACCTCTCATGCGGTTTTGTTTTAAATGAACAAAATGATGATAATAGATACGAAAGAGGAAACACGAAAATGAATTTAATTCTTGGAGAGTAA
- a CDS encoding CoA transferase: protein MGTLKKDYLLSGIKVIDAASFIAGPSAATIMSDYGAEVIKIEPQNGDSLRNLITNGRMPEGTENYCWELTSRNKKSVSLNLKDQKAHNILIDLIKEADVFITNMPFPIRKKLRITSGDIRPHNAKLIYASLTGYGEVGPDADRTAYDSVAWWARSGLMDFVRPSDNSPVAWSTPGMGDHPTGMALYAAIMTALFNREKTGKGGEVSTSLMANGAWANGVFIQAALMDIEFPERTEPLPRHPFYDFYQTKDDREFALGMINSRIEWPKLTEVLDRADWLQRELFNFDDAFQNADLLRSELSEEFKKRSLDEINQLLRNSGVTYGVLGKTTDHRDDKQFLETKTLVPLSHESFENLLTINSPFTIQDEKKIDFSRAPNVGEHTKEVLENMGYSDTELEDLKNGSSIYWPNEL from the coding sequence TTGGGAACTTTAAAAAAAGATTACTTATTAAGTGGTATAAAAGTTATAGATGCTGCAAGTTTTATAGCTGGACCTTCGGCTGCAACAATAATGTCTGATTATGGAGCAGAAGTAATAAAGATTGAACCACAAAACGGAGACAGCTTGAGGAATTTGATCACTAACGGAAGAATGCCTGAAGGAACTGAAAATTACTGCTGGGAATTAACTTCTCGGAATAAAAAAAGTGTTTCTCTCAATTTAAAAGATCAAAAAGCTCATAACATCCTGATTGATCTTATAAAAGAAGCTGATGTCTTTATAACCAACATGCCATTTCCAATAAGAAAAAAATTAAGAATAACATCCGGTGATATAAGACCACATAATGCCAAACTAATTTATGCCTCTCTAACTGGTTATGGTGAAGTTGGTCCCGATGCAGATAGGACTGCTTATGACTCAGTTGCCTGGTGGGCTAGAAGTGGCTTAATGGATTTTGTCAGACCTTCTGATAACTCTCCTGTTGCATGGTCAACACCAGGCATGGGAGATCATCCTACTGGCATGGCTTTATATGCAGCAATAATGACAGCTTTATTTAATAGAGAAAAAACAGGAAAGGGGGGAGAAGTATCTACTTCATTAATGGCTAATGGAGCCTGGGCTAATGGAGTTTTTATCCAGGCAGCTTTAATGGATATTGAATTTCCAGAAAGAACTGAGCCTCTCCCAAGGCACCCTTTTTACGATTTTTACCAAACAAAAGATGATAGAGAATTTGCACTTGGCATGATTAATTCAAGAATAGAATGGCCGAAACTCACTGAAGTACTAGATAGAGCTGATTGGTTGCAAAGAGAACTATTTAATTTTGACGATGCTTTCCAAAATGCAGATCTACTTAGATCAGAATTATCAGAAGAGTTTAAGAAAAGATCACTTGACGAAATAAATCAACTTTTACGTAACTCTGGTGTTACTTATGGTGTATTAGGTAAAACTACAGATCATAGAGATGACAAGCAATTTTTAGAAACAAAAACTTTGGTTCCTCTCAGTCATGAATCTTTTGAAAATCTATTAACAATCAATAGTCCTTTCACAATTCAAGATGAGAAAAAGATAGATTTTTCTAGGGCTCCCAATGTAGGTGAACATACTAAAGAAGTTCTGGAGAATATGGGATATTCAGATACTGAATTAGAAGATTTAAAAAATGGATCCTCCATTTATTGGCCTAATGAGCTTTAA
- a CDS encoding PQQ-dependent dehydrogenase, methanol/ethanol family — protein sequence MKNKIFYFGLISILTIVGCSESEKDQALEKTVVSGSTTIGQINDQRIIAAESEPGNWLSHGRTYEENRFSPLTQINKENVSQLSLAWYKDMGTNRAQESTPIVVDGIMFLTSSWSKVFAIDAVSGETVWSFDPEVPGEVARKSCCDVVNRGVAVYNGKVYFGSLDGRLFALNAENGEKVWEVNTIEDSDRFYTITGAPRVAKGKVFIGNGGAEFGVRGYVTAYDTETGEQVWRFYTVPGDPSLGFEDPIMEVAASTWKGSNWWEFGGGGTVWNSIVYDPDFNNLYLGVGNGSPWTREIRSPGGGDNLFLSSIVAVDVDTGVYKWHYQTTPGDNWDFTAVQDMALVEMNIDGVDRKVLLQAPKNGFFYVIDREDGKLLRANPFATVTWASHVDLETGRPVENPDMDYSEEAKWVLPGPLGAHNWQAMSVDAKSGMVYLPAQDNPLIYSLADEYRKTGIYKRNPGRANLGLEFGRITQLFLDNIDDWPTPKGYLKAFNPLTGEESWSIEIPHYWNGGVVATEGGLVFQGDALGMFTAYDKDSGEQLWQFNTYTSMLAPPITYMIDGVQYVSILTGTGGGDLFSGEPLDPVQKPASLNYNNSGRLLVFKLNGTQEYPQPNLRNRDIPQQLLTNVSNSDMKKGEILYHDFCAGCHGLVARSGGVIPDLRLVAHTDDTFELIVLDGILSSNGMSSFSDVVTQEETKLIHNYVRARAEQDRLVALGEIASGEERLTWQDLDD from the coding sequence ATGAAAAATAAAATCTTCTATTTTGGGTTAATATCGATTTTAACCATTGTTGGATGCAGTGAATCTGAAAAAGACCAGGCTCTAGAAAAAACTGTTGTTTCAGGTTCTACCACCATAGGTCAGATAAATGATCAAAGAATAATTGCTGCTGAGTCTGAACCAGGTAATTGGCTTTCTCATGGCAGGACTTATGAAGAGAATAGATTCTCTCCTCTAACACAAATCAATAAAGAAAATGTCTCCCAGCTATCATTAGCATGGTACAAAGATATGGGAACTAATAGAGCACAAGAATCTACTCCAATTGTTGTAGATGGAATTATGTTTTTAACTAGCTCATGGAGTAAAGTATTCGCTATTGACGCTGTTTCAGGAGAAACAGTTTGGTCTTTTGATCCCGAAGTTCCCGGTGAAGTAGCAAGAAAGTCTTGTTGTGATGTTGTAAATAGAGGCGTCGCTGTTTATAACGGTAAAGTTTATTTCGGAAGTTTAGATGGACGATTATTTGCACTCAATGCTGAAAACGGTGAGAAAGTTTGGGAGGTAAATACTATAGAAGATTCTGATAGATTCTACACAATTACTGGGGCTCCGAGGGTAGCGAAAGGTAAAGTATTTATTGGAAATGGAGGAGCTGAATTTGGAGTAAGAGGTTATGTAACTGCTTATGATACTGAAACGGGAGAGCAAGTTTGGAGATTCTATACAGTTCCTGGTGATCCTAGTCTTGGTTTTGAAGATCCCATTATGGAAGTAGCTGCAAGTACGTGGAAAGGTAGTAATTGGTGGGAATTTGGCGGTGGCGGAACTGTTTGGAACTCCATAGTCTATGATCCGGACTTTAATAATCTTTATTTAGGAGTTGGAAACGGCTCCCCTTGGACAAGGGAAATTAGATCTCCAGGTGGTGGAGATAATCTATTCTTATCGTCTATTGTTGCAGTTGATGTTGATACTGGTGTTTATAAATGGCACTACCAAACTACACCTGGAGATAATTGGGACTTTACAGCAGTGCAAGATATGGCTCTTGTAGAGATGAACATAGATGGGGTAGACAGAAAAGTACTCTTACAGGCTCCTAAAAATGGTTTCTTCTATGTAATTGATAGGGAGGATGGAAAGCTCTTAAGAGCTAATCCTTTTGCTACAGTAACATGGGCATCTCATGTTGATTTAGAAACTGGAAGGCCGGTAGAGAATCCTGACATGGATTACTCTGAAGAAGCAAAATGGGTACTCCCTGGACCTTTAGGAGCTCATAACTGGCAAGCTATGTCAGTTGATGCTAAATCTGGCATGGTATACCTGCCTGCTCAAGATAATCCTTTAATTTACTCTCTAGCCGATGAGTATAGAAAGACCGGCATCTATAAAAGAAATCCAGGTAGAGCAAACTTAGGGCTAGAATTTGGAAGAATTACTCAGTTATTTTTAGATAATATTGATGATTGGCCCACACCTAAAGGTTATCTAAAAGCCTTTAATCCACTTACAGGAGAAGAATCTTGGTCAATAGAGATTCCTCACTATTGGAATGGCGGTGTTGTAGCCACTGAAGGCGGGTTGGTATTTCAAGGAGATGCCCTAGGCATGTTCACAGCCTATGATAAAGATTCTGGTGAACAACTTTGGCAGTTTAATACATATACTTCCATGCTTGCACCTCCAATAACCTATATGATTGATGGAGTACAATATGTTTCAATCTTAACTGGAACTGGGGGTGGAGATCTTTTTTCTGGTGAACCTTTAGACCCTGTCCAGAAACCAGCTTCATTAAACTATAATAATTCTGGTAGATTATTGGTATTCAAGCTCAATGGAACACAGGAGTATCCTCAGCCGAATTTAAGAAATAGAGATATACCTCAGCAGCTTCTAACTAATGTCAGTAATTCTGATATGAAGAAAGGAGAAATCTTATATCATGATTTTTGTGCCGGTTGCCATGGATTGGTGGCTAGGTCAGGAGGCGTTATACCTGATTTAAGATTAGTAGCACATACAGATGACACATTTGAGCTTATAGTATTGGATGGGATACTATCCAGTAATGGCATGTCTTCCTTTAGCGATGTAGTCACTCAAGAGGAAACAAAATTAATTCATAATTATGTTAGAGCAAGGGCTGAACAAGATAGATTGGTTGCATTAGGTGAAATAGCTTCAGGAGAGGAAAGGCTGACTTGGCAAGACCTAGACGACTAG